The genomic window CCACGAAGCCGCCCGAAGACAAACGGCCACGCGGTCGATCTCGGCCGCGACTTCGTGCCTGGAGCGGTCCTGCGAGGGCGCCTCGAAGCGGTTGCAGAAATAGTCCATGTCCACGTCCAGCAGGACGCCGCCGCGCGGCTCCAGCCGCACCAGGTCTTCGGCTACGTCGGTCCACAGGTACACCTGCCGCGCCCGGGCGTGCGCCACCATGGCCGGCCGCTTCCTCATGCCCGTGAGCGTGCGGCAGGGAAGGTCGCGGGGACCGAGGTAGCTCACGTGGGCGCCCCGTGGGGCCGGGTGGGAGGGACCAACGTGGACGAGGTCGCAATCGGGGTTCGCGTGCATGAGCGGCACGATGAACCCCCCGATCCCGACAAACCCCTGCAGAATTGCGGATTCAACAGATCCTGGATCTCCCAGGTCGACCCGTGACCCGCCCGTCGGCGCCGCGAAGCACCCGCGCGCGTCGGTACAGACGAGCGGCGGCACCTGGAGGTCGGCGTGCGCGTCCAGGTGCACGATGGTGAGGGTGTCGTCGGTGGCGCGCGCAACCGCCTGCGACCATGCCCAGAGCGCCCAGCAATGGTTGAGGCAGACCAGGAAGAGCGGACCGGCGCCCCAGCGCTCCATCCGCCGGTATGCGTGGGCACCCGCAGCGTCGACCCCGAAGGCGGCACGCGCTACACGCTCGGCGTTCGGGTCAGGAAAAGGCGTCATCGGCCACCCGCTCCCAACGCGCAGGCGCCACTCGTGCGCGCTTTCCGCCTCCACCGCCAAAGGCCGGTCCTTCCATACATCGCGTACCGCCGCGATGGCGTCGGCGAGATCAGGGTAACGGTGCTTCTCCACGCAGACGAGCGGGGTCATCGGCTGCTATGCGGGGCTCGCGAGCCGCCACACCTCGCCACCATCGCGAGCGTCGCGCCGGAGTGGTAGACACGCTCGGCGCCCGGCAATGCGGTCACGCGGGCTCCTCCCGCGCGATAAGCGTGTACGCCGCGTAGAGCTCCTCCCACGTGGGGTCGGCGTCCGGCGGCCTCTCGGACCACCGTATCGTGGCGGGATCGAGTGCCGCGCAGCTCGACAGGTACCGCGGGTCCGGCGTCATCCCGCATCGCCACAGGTCCAACCGGTCGGCGTCCCAGCAGACGCCCACGGTGGGATCATGGCTGACTTCGCCGTCCGCATGGGCGAAGCAGGCACTCTCCAG from Longimicrobium sp. includes these protein-coding regions:
- a CDS encoding UPF0489 family protein; translation: MTPLVCVEKHRYPDLADAIAAVRDVWKDRPLAVEAESAHEWRLRVGSGWPMTPFPDPNAERVARAAFGVDAAGAHAYRRMERWGAGPLFLVCLNHCWALWAWSQAVARATDDTLTIVHLDAHADLQVPPLVCTDARGCFAAPTGGSRVDLGDPGSVESAILQGFVGIGGFIVPLMHANPDCDLVHVGPSHPAPRGAHVSYLGPRDLPCRTLTGMRKRPAMVAHARARQVYLWTDVAEDLVRLEPRGGVLLDVDMDYFCNRFEAPSQDRSRHEVAAEIDRVAVCLRAASWRHRVIAITVALSPGFFPSEYWVDALACLEAALRSIYEPPGALLRGR